The following are encoded together in the Oreochromis aureus strain Israel breed Guangdong linkage group 18, ZZ_aureus, whole genome shotgun sequence genome:
- the LOC116311766 gene encoding gastrula zinc finger protein XlCGF57.1-like — protein sequence MNCEEEKGLDDQERNSSLDQKDPDPPPIKEEKKELCISPEGEQLVVKQEAEDIIVWTGEERLRLLDNMWKPEINLRSTDFPQQHDCKEEVLTDKQVFNQETNFSINQDDPSQIKEEQKELCTSQKGEHLVLKQEESKRVDSTRNAELKKRPQINRNKRLSQAQRKSETCENSVKCDICGKTFYYKSSLTRHLRVHKGERPHSCSTCGRGFSQMINLKSHMRVHTGEKPYCCSTCGKTFSFSSPFRSHLRIHTGEKPHSCGTCGKKFYKKSDLESHIKVHSDEKPHSCSMCGKRFKHMINLKVHMRIHTGEKPYSCRICGSSFRKKSSLECHVRSHTGEKPFACSICGKGFTQTPNLKIHLRIHTGEKPYSCSTCGKSFISSSECKKHSRIHTGEKPYSCSTCAKRFTYKSGLETHIKIHTGEKPHSCSTCGKSYATMVYLKIHMRSHTGERPYCCTTCGRRFSNLTGFKSHMKIHSGEKQHACSTCGKGFIQLQNLKRHMRTHTGERPFSCSTCGKGFCGLSGLKRHMTVHTGERPYSCSTCGKSFRELSTLKTHMRIHTGEKPYSCGTCGKSFIQLAQLQNHLRIHTGEKPYLCSTCGKRFRNVTNMKSHMTVHITTG from the exons ATGAATTGTGAGGAAGAGAAGGGTCTGGATGACCAGGAGAGGAACTCCAGCCTGGACCAAAAGGATCCAGATCCTCCTCCGattaaagaggaaaagaaggaacTCTGCATCAGTCCAGAGGGAGAGCAGCTTGTAGTGAAGCAGGAGGCTGAAGACATCATCGTCTGGACCGGGGAAGAGCGGCTCAGACTCCTGGATAACATGTGGAAACCAGAAATAAACTTACGCAGCACAG ATTTCCCACAACAGCATGACTGTAAAGAGGAGGTTCTCACAGACAAGCAGGTCTTTAATCAAGAGACGAACTTCAGTATAAACCAGGATGACCCTTcacagattaaagaggaacagaAGGAACTCTGCACCAGTCAAAAGGGAGAGCATCTCGTACTGAAGCAGGAAGAAAGCAAGCGTGTGGACTCAACTAGAAATGCAGAGCTGAAGAAAAGAcctcaaataaacagaaataagCGCCTGTCGCAGGCCCAGCGTAAATCTGAAACATGTGAAAACTCTGTaaaatgtgacatttgtggaaaaaccttTTACTATAAATCATCTTTGACAAGACATCTAAGAGTTCATAAAGGTGAGAGGCCACATTCTTGCAGCACCTGTGGGAGAGGATTCAGTCAGATGATAAACTTGAAAAGTCACATGAGAgtccacacaggtgagaagccatattgttgtagcacctgtgggaaaacATTTAGTTTCTCATCACCCTTCAGAAGCCACCTtagaattcacacaggtgaaaaGCCACATTCGTGTGGCACCTGTGGGAAAAAATTCTACAAGAAATCAGACTTGGAAAGTCATATAAAAGTTCACTCGGATGAGAAGCCCCATTCTTGTAGCATGTGTGGTAAAAGATTCAAGCATATGATAAACTTGAAAGTTCACAtgagaattcacacaggtgagaagccttATTCTTGTAGGATCTGTGGGAGCAGTTTCAGAAAGAAATCATCACTGGAATGTCACGTAAGGAGTCACACAGGCGAGAAACCATTTGCTTGCAGCATCTGTGGGAAAGGATTCACCCAGACACCAAATTTAAAAATTCACCTGAGAATCCATACAGGTGAGAAACCATATTCTTGTAGCACATGTGGAAAAAGTTTTATTAGCTCATCAGAGTGTAAAAAACACTCGAGAATCCACACAGGTGAAAAACCATATTCTTGTAGCACATGTGCGAAAAGATTCACTTATAAATCAGGACTAGAAACTCACATTaaaattcacacaggtgagaagcctcattcttgtagcacctgtgggaaaagcTACGCTACAATGGTATACTTGAAAATTCACATGAGGAGTCACACAGGTGAGAGGCCATATTGTTGCACTACATGTGGAAGAAGATTTAGTAATTTAACAGGATTCAAAAGTCACATGAAAATTCACTCAGGTGAGAAGCAACATGCTTGTAGCACCTGCGGGAAAGGATTCATTCAGCTACAAAACCTGAAAAGGCATATGAGAACTCACACAGGTGAGAGGCCATTttcttgtagcacctgtgggaaagGATTTTGTGGCCTCTCCGGTTTAAAAAGACATATGACAGTACACACAGGTGAGAGGCCATattcttgtagcacctgtgggaaatCATTTAGAGAATTATCAACATTGAAAACTCACAtgagaattcacacaggtgagaagccataTTCGTGTGGCACCTGCGGGAAAAGTTTCATTCAGTTGGCACAGTTGCAAAATCACCTGCGAATTCACACAGGCGAGAAGCCATATTTGTGTAGtacctgtgggaaaagattcCGTAATGTTACGAACATGAAATCTCACATGACAGTTCACATTACCACTGGTTAA
- the LOC116311779 gene encoding zinc finger protein OZF-like, translated as MNCEEEEGLDDQQVCNQERNSSLDQKEPPQIKEEQEEVCTGQEAEGIIVWTGKERLRLLDTIWKPEIKLHRIDLHQQDIGKEEEVLTDQQVCNQERNSNLEQEDPEPPQIKEEQEEICISHEEEPLVLKEETETFMLASTYEECKSEPNSDQFLFHNSPDPESQEQEESEHVDLTSSKKLLKCDTCGKNFQYQSKLNRHLRAHTGEKPYFCVTCGKRFSQMIHLRKHIRIHTGEKPHPCSICGNKFNDMSAFKSHMRIHTGERPYSCSTCAKSFSQMIHLKIHMRVHTGEKPYPCDMCEKRFTNLINLKTHIRIHTGEKPHSCNICGKTFRQNSTLQTHLRIHTGAKPYSCSTCGKRFSHIKNLTTHSRIHTGEKPYTCSTCGKNFSQLTHLKSHMRIHTTLQNVAE; from the exons ATGAattgtgaggaagaggagggtctGGATGATCAGCAGGTCTGTAACCAGGAGAGGAACTCCAGTCTGGACCAAAAAGAGCCTCCtcagattaaagaggaacaggaggaagtCTGCACCGGTCAGGAGGCCGAAGGCATCATCGTCTGGACCGGAAAAGAGCGGCTCAGACTGCTGGATACCATTTGGAAACCTGAAATAAAGTTACACAGAATAG ACCTCCACCAGCAGGATATCGGTAAGGAGGAAGAAGTTCTCACAGATCAGCAGGTCTGTAACCAAGAGAGGAACTCTAATCTGGAACAGGAGGATCCAGAACCTCCGCAgattaaagaagaacaggaggAAATCTGCATCAGTCATGAGGAAGAACCGCTTGtattgaaggaggagactgagaCCTTTATGTTGGCTTCTACTTACGAGGAATGTAAATCAGAACCAAACAGTGACCAGTTCCTTTTTCACAACTCTCCTGATCCAGAGAGCCAAGAACAAGAAGAAAGCGAGCATGTGGACTTAACATCAAGTAAAAAGTTATTAAAATGTGACACTTGTGGAAAAAATTTTCAGTATCAGTCCAAACTTAATAGACATCTGAGAgctcacacaggtgagaagccataTTTTTGTGTCACATGTGGGAAGAGATTTAGTCAGATGATACACTTAAGAAAGCACATcagaattcacacaggtgagaagcctcATCCTTGTAGCATCTGTGGGAATAAGTTTAATGACATGTCAGCATTCAAATCGCACATGAGAATTCATACCGGTGAAAGACCATattcttgtagcacctgtgCGAAAAGTTTTAGCCAAATGATACACTTGAAAATTCACATGAgagttcacacaggtgagaagccataTCCTTGTGATATGTGTGAGAAAAGATTCACAAATTTGATAAACTTGAAAACGCACATAAGAATTCACACGGGAGAGAAACCACATTCTTGTAACATCTGCGGGAAAACCTTTCGTCAGAATTCGACGTTGCAAACTCATCTAAGAATCCACACCGGTGCGAAACCATattcttgtagcacctgtggaAAAAGATTTAGTCATATTAAAAACTTGACAACTCACTcaagaattcacacaggtgagaagccatatacttgtagcacctgtgggaaaaaTTTCAGTCAGTTGACTCATTTAAAAAGTCACATGAGAATTCATACTACCTTACAAAATGTGGCAGAGTAG
- the LOC120434256 gene encoding zinc finger protein 883-like: MKCEEEEGLDDWQDFNQGRKSSLDQEDPEPPQIKEEQDELCINHEGEQLVVKQEPEGIIVWTGEERRKLLDTIWKPKTNLDSTDLIHQIECNKEEVLTDQQICNQDLEHPDPPQIKEEQGELCTSQEAEQFLLKQETDTFMVIPFYEQSDLNELEPNRNQLLSLNSYEPNMHDWKEGHHVDLGSARNWELKKMRLNRNDSHSNIIHNSPVSESQCKSIKNKNCVKCNACGKTFHDKYSLTRHLKVHMGEKPYSCTTCDKRFSELSSLKRHMKIHTGERPYFCSICGKRFRQTINLKTHIRCHTGEKPYSCGTCGKQFSHMMNLKTHMRTHTGEKPYSCSTCGKDFSNFSAFKTHMRFHTGEKPHSCDTCGKGFSHMMNLKTHMRTHTGEKPYSCSTCGKRFSQKSTLERHMRIHTGEKPHSCTICGKRFCNLSALKSHIRMHTGEKPHSCGTCGKRFSHMVNLKTHMRIHTGEKPYSCNTCGKQFSHRMNLKTHMRTHTGEKPYSCSTCGKDFSDFSALKSHTRFHTGEKPHSCDTCGKRFSHMMNLKTHMRTHTGEKPYSCSTCGKRFSQKSTLERHMQIHTGEKPHSCSTCGKRFRHMMNLRTHMRTHTGEKPYSCSACGKRFFQKSTLERHMQIHTGEKPHSCTTCGKRFCNLSALKSHTRFHTGEKPHSCGTCGKRFSHMVNVKTHMRIHTGEKPYSCNTCEKRFRYTTQLKRHMRIHTG; this comes from the exons ATGaagtgtgaggaagaggagggtctGGATGACTGGCAGGACTTCAACCAGGGGAGGAAGTCCAGTCTGGACCAGGAGGACCCAGAGcctccacagattaaagaggaacaggatgaACTCTGCATTAATCATGAGGGAGAACAACTTGTAGTGAAGCAGGAGCCCGAAGGCATCATTGTCTGGACTGGTGAAGAGCGGCGCAAACTGCTGGATACCATCTGGAAACCGAAAACAAACCTAGACAGCACAG ATCTGATTCACCAAATTGAGTGTAACAAGGAGGAGGTTCTGACAGACCAACAGATCTGTAACCAGGACCTGGAGCACCCAGATcctccacagattaaagaggaacaggGGGAACTCTGCACCAGTCAGGAGGCAGAACAGTTTCTACTGAAGCAGGAAACTGATACGTTTATGGTGATTCCTTTTTACGAGCAAAGTGACCTCAATGAACTAGAACCAAACAGGAACCAGCTTCTTTCTCTTAACTCTTATGAACCAAACATGCATGATTGGAAAGAAGGTCACCATGTGGACCTGGGATCGGCTAGAAATTGGGAGCTGAAGAAAATGAGACTTAACAGAAACGATAGTCACAGTAATATAATACACAACTCACCAGTATCAGAGAGTCAGTGtaaatctattaaaaataaaaattgtgtaAAATGCAACGCTTGTGGTAAAACTTTTCACGATAAATACAGCCTCACTAGACATTTGAAAGTCCACATGGGTGAGAAACCTTATTCTTGTACCACCTGTGATAAAAGATTTAGTGAGTTGTCAAGTTTGAAGAGACACATGaaaattcacacaggtgaaagGCCATATTTTTGTAGCATCTGTGGAAAAAGATTCCGGCAAACGATAAACTTAAAAACTCACATTAGAtgtcacacaggtgagaagccctATTCCTGTGGCACTTGTGGAAAACAATTCAGTCACATGATGAACTTGAAAACTCACATGAGaactcacacaggtgagaagccttATTCATGTAGCACTTGTGGGAAAGATTTTAGTAACTTCTCAGCATTCAAAACTCACATGAGAttccacacaggtgagaagccacatTCTTGTGATACTTGTGGGAAAGGATTCAGTCATATGATGAACTTGAAAACTCACATGAGaactcacacaggtgagaagccctATTCTTGTAGTACCTGTGGCAAAAGATTCAGTCAGAAATCAACATTGGAACGTCACATgcgaattcacacaggtgagaagccacatTCTTGTACCATTTGTGGGAAAAGATTTTGTAACTTATCAGCATTAAAATCTCACATTAGGATGCACACAGGCGAGAAGCCACATTCTTGTGGaacctgtgggaaaagattcaGTCATATGGTAAATTTGAAAACTCATATGAGAATTCACACAGGGGAGAAACCATATTCTTGTAACACCTGTGGAAAACAATTCAGTCATAGGATGAACTTGAAAACTCACATGAGaactcacacaggtgagaagccctATTCCTGTAGCACTTGTGGGAAAGATTTTAGTGACTTCTCAGCATTAAAATCTCACACTAGAttccacacaggtgagaagccacatTCTTGTGATACTTGTGGGAAAAGATTCAGTCATATGATGAATTTGAAAACTCACATGAGaactcacacaggtgagaagccctATTCTTGTAGTACCTGTGGCAAAAGATTCAGTCAGAAATCAACATTGGAACGTCACATGcaaattcacacaggtgagaagccacatTCTTGTAGCACTTGTGGTAAAAGATTCAGACATATGATGAACTTGAGAACTCACATGAGaactcacacaggtgagaagccctATTCTTGTAGTGCCTGTGGGAAAAGATTCTTTCAGAAATCAACATTGGAACGTCACATGCAAattcacacaggagagaaaccacaTTCTTGTACCACATGTGGGAAAAGATTTTGTAACTTATCAGCATTAAAATCTCACACTAGGTTCCACACTGGTGAGAAGCCACATTCTTGTggcacctgtgggaaaagatttagTCATATGGTCAATGTGAAAACTCATATGAGAATTCACACAGGGGAGAAACCATATTCTTGTAACACCTGTGAAAAAAGATTTCGTTACACGACACAGTTGAAAAGACACATGAGAATTCATACTGGTTGA